In Acidobacteriota bacterium, the genomic window AAATCCCTTCGTGAAGGACGGGTGAGCCTGAAGGATGCTTATGCCCGCCCCAGGGGAGAGGAGATATTCCTCCTGAACTGCCATATCAGCCCCTATTCCCATGCCACCAACATCGAGGCAGATCCGGAAAGGCCACGAAAACTCCTCCTGAAAAAACGGGAGATAAAGCGATTGATAGGGAGGGTTACCGAGAAGGGGCTTACTCTCATTCCTCTCCGCATCTATTTCAACCGCCGGGGCTATGCCAAGGTGGAGATAGCCCTCGCCCGGGGGCGGAAGCTCTACGATAAGAGGGAAGTAGCTAAGAGACGGACCATAGAACGGGAGCTTCGCTCCGCCCTCAAAGAGAAGCAAAGGTAATATCTTCCCCTAATCAAAGATGAGGCAAAAGCCCTTGCTCCATCTTAAGCCGGTGAAAAAGGCAAAAAATTTTTCCCCTCTCTCGAGGCAAGTTCCATCCTTTTCAATAAAATAGTGGTTTAAAATCGATAGCTCAAACCAAGAAGAAAACTGTCGTACATTGGATCGCCCCCGAAAAGGGGAATGATAAAACCGTGCATCCTCCATTCAGCCCTGATAAAACAGCTTTCCTCCAGTCTATATTTATAGCCGAAGCCAAGGTCTAAGATAGTACACCTTCCTTCTAAAGTGGAGAACTTTTTATCCACATCCGATTCGTTATCGATCATCCAGTAATCCTCCCGCACCGCCATATAACCGGTGCCGAAATAGAGAAATATATTACCCTTTTTCTCCCCTTCTATCCCAAAGTATCTATAGAACCCAACATCGAGAATAAAGGCGCTCCTTTTCTCCCAGATTTCAGTAAAGTCATAATAGTAGCCACGACCAAGCTCCCTACAAAACTCTTCTTCTACCCTTCCCGAGCTGTTGAAATCATCGTACCACTCAGAAGGAATGGCGTAAGCAAAGGAAACCGCTACTGAATAGTGGGGCGATATCTTCCGCTCGAAACCGATGCCAAAAGTGGGACGACGCCTCGCCTTAGGGGAAAATAGCCCTAAGGTCAAACTCGCACCATAAAACAACCCTAAAGAGGTGGTTATCTCGTTTTCCTTCTCATCATCAAGAGATGCTTTAGCTAAAGGAGGAAAAGGGGGAAACAAAATAAACATTAGAAAGAGGAAAAGAGCAACTCCTTTATTCAACAACCTATCTTTCTTCATCTTATGCCTCAACTATTAAAACCTAACCCCCCAGCCAGCCATTATCTGATAGGTGGAAAAATATCCACCAGGATCCACTGCCCAGATCATAACCTTACAGAAAACTTTACTCCCCAGATAACATCTAACACCTCCACCGAGGATAAAGAGAGGGAAATCACTCTTTTGATACCTACACTTCCCATCCTCGGAACAGGTTATCGATTCATCGAATTTAGAGGAAATACTATAAATGCTAACCTCAAAATCGACACGATCCTTACTCCAACCGACACCAACAGTAAGGAAGGGTTCAAATCGCGGGGAAACATCGAAAGAATACTCCCCCCGAAAGGAGAAAAGCAGGCGGTACTGGCTGTTAACAATTAGATAGCTCTTCTTCTCAAACTCTATAAGCTTTGGAAAGTCTAATTGGGGAATATGATAGGCTGCTCCGAGGTCGGAGGAAAAAACAAAATGATCCGTAAGATGGTAAGAAAAACTCACTCCTAAGGAAGGACCGAACCGAGAAGTAGCATATGAACCACCAGCAAAGAATAGAAATTCGCACTGTTTCCCTTTCTCCTTGGCAAAACTGGGGAAAGCGATAATTAAGGAGAGAATAACAACGATCGCTATCTTCCACCTTAATTCATCCACCGCTATTTCCTTTCCAATACGATCCTTAGGCCTTCTGCTCTCTCTCCGGGCTCAAGCCGCCAGATTGGAGATACAAACAGCTTGTAATCTTTATGAACCACTTTAAGCACAAACCTTAATCCCGATTGAATATTGCCTACATAGAAAGAACCATTTTGGGGTGTTTCCCTTGTACCAGTATGCCAAAAATCCAATCTAAGTGGAGAGAAAGGAAGAGGGTCCTTATAAACTATCT contains:
- the smpB gene encoding SsrA-binding protein SmpB, which gives rise to MAETKLVAENRRARHDYEIIETYEAGLVLLGWEVKSLREGRVSLKDAYARPRGEEIFLLNCHISPYSHATNIEADPERPRKLLLKKREIKRLIGRVTEKGLTLIPLRIYFNRRGYAKVEIALARGRKLYDKREVAKRRTIERELRSALKEKQR
- a CDS encoding carboxypeptidase regulatory-like domain-containing protein, which translates into the protein MTNGYNMVTKGFEPASGVVKSGIDFKLEKSRSVSGYIVDEENNPIGGVRIKIVYKDPLPFSPLRLDFWHTGTRETPQNGSFYVGNIQSGLRFVLKVVHKDYKLFVSPIWRLEPGERAEGLRIVLERK